From Cytophagales bacterium, the proteins below share one genomic window:
- a CDS encoding phytanoyl-CoA dioxygenase family protein: MNFRLTDEQTAFYAENGYLLLEELFRSEEVDELKAAIAEFRDHTNSPNIIRESNGDVRSVFAPHYSNKLFEELYKDPRLVIPGEQLIGDDVYLYQYKINIKEAFDGDVWEWHQDFPYWHLDDQVSDPAMVSVMILLQDTRSYQGSLMIIPASHKEGLADFEPKNELESMTMDKDFRHSLSNNLKYTVARQLVRDMADEHGIKHIEGPAGTVLFFHPNIFHASPSNVSPYERDTAIITYNGVNNSAKPMGSQRPDYLCARDTAKIEAYLTQRY, encoded by the coding sequence ATGAATTTTAGACTTACCGATGAACAGACGGCATTTTATGCAGAGAATGGCTACCTCTTGCTTGAGGAATTGTTCAGAAGCGAGGAGGTTGACGAGTTAAAAGCAGCCATCGCCGAATTCCGGGATCATACGAATTCACCCAACATCATAAGGGAAAGTAATGGAGATGTCAGGTCTGTCTTCGCTCCACACTATTCGAATAAGCTTTTTGAGGAATTATATAAAGATCCTCGCCTTGTAATACCTGGAGAACAGTTGATCGGAGATGATGTCTATCTCTATCAATACAAAATAAACATTAAGGAAGCTTTTGACGGAGATGTATGGGAATGGCATCAGGATTTCCCCTATTGGCATTTGGATGATCAGGTCTCGGATCCTGCAATGGTATCGGTGATGATCCTGCTTCAGGATACCAGATCGTATCAGGGAAGTTTAATGATAATACCAGCCTCTCATAAGGAAGGGCTCGCGGATTTTGAACCCAAGAATGAGTTGGAATCGATGACCATGGATAAAGATTTTCGGCATTCATTAAGCAACAATTTAAAATATACGGTAGCTCGTCAGCTGGTACGAGATATGGCCGATGAGCACGGCATAAAGCACATTGAAGGGCCTGCTGGAACGGTTTTATTCTTTCATCCGAATATTTTTCATGCTTCTCCTTCGAATGTTTCACCATACGAAAGAGACACAGCTATTATAACCTACAATGGTGTTAATAATTCTGCTAAGCCAATGGGTAGTCAGCGACCAGATTACCTGTGTGCAAGAGATACCGCAAAGATTGAAGCTTACTTAACACAACGCTATTAG